The proteins below are encoded in one region of Chloroflexota bacterium:
- a CDS encoding cysteine hydrolase, with protein sequence MNEKANAKQKAVIVVDMQKDNVGEFCRAIIPNIKLLLKEARSRGIPIIFACDSRYPDDFVFTRTGHPPRTIRGTEGVKVIEELDPRPADITVEKRMLSGFFGSDLDFTLRQKGTETLIVAGVATWACVLKTAFDAVELGYNVMVPADCCASPSAEAHEAALKVFKQMGILKLSLKEVIETL encoded by the coding sequence ATGAATGAGAAGGCGAATGCGAAGCAGAAAGCGGTCATAGTGGTGGACATGCAAAAAGACAACGTCGGCGAGTTCTGCCGGGCCATCATACCAAACATCAAGCTTCTCCTGAAGGAAGCGAGAAGTAGAGGAATTCCCATCATCTTCGCCTGCGACAGCCGGTACCCAGACGACTTCGTTTTCACCAGAACGGGACACCCGCCCCGTACTATCCGGGGGACCGAGGGAGTGAAGGTCATAGAAGAACTGGACCCAAGACCAGCCGATATTACCGTGGAAAAGAGGATGCTCAGCGGATTCTTCGGAAGCGACCTCGATTTCACACTCCGACAGAAAGGTACGGAGACCCTCATCGTGGCGGGCGTGGCCACCTGGGCCTGCGTCCTGAAGACGGCCTTTGATGCGGTGGAACTGGGATATAACGTAATGGTCCCGGCAGATTGCTGCGCCTCGCCATCCGCGGAAGCCCATGAAGCCGCACTGAAAGTATTCAAACAAATGGGCATTCTGAAACTATCGTTGAAAGAGGTGATCGAAACGCTTTAG